The DNA window GCTTACTATCAGCGCTGAACTGAGCCGTACGGGCTAAATGCGGCTAACTAGCGCGAATAGTGCAGttaactttgtgttttctgcctTTTAACTAAAGCGTAAATATCACCTGTTTATTCTCGGTTTAACAGACTtgtatttagactgtttttaatgttacCGGCGTTCCCAACAATCTAGAAAAGCCTTAAAATTGGAAGCGTCTAGTTATAGAAGCTAACATCGGTTTCAGCATGTTGGTCATGCCGTGTTGAAGCGTGGAGTGGTCATAAAAGTATAAATGAATGGAGGCGGGATCATATTTAATCGCTGTCTAGTGAGCTTCACGGATTCTCGTTTCTTTAAAACGTTATAAAACTGTTGTGTGAGCAGCGACAGGTTCAGTATTTGTGCTAATTGGAGCCAAAACTCTTAGCTTAGATGCTACATGCTGATCTGACAGTCACTGAAAATGCACcgaaattgaaatgaaacagttttCTAAGGTCTTGACGTGAAAGCATGCTGCTCTCTGCAGTGGtttcagcttcagataaacttttaaatacattttgtggattttgtcccctatcGCTTCtattgtaagtgtattatgaagggatcttctaacggtcagtatgaacaggaggaatgattacagtaagaaaaacatgtttcaatcaTTCAGGCtcctgacttgttttaagatGCATGAAAGTTTTTAAACCCGTCCTTAAAGATCTGGTGTTTGTTCAGCCTTTTGTTCAGTGAAAATCTAACAGACGGATGGATAGAAAAGTTTCCTGGTGTTCAGAGTCATCAGAGCACATTTTCCATCATTAAACACACATAATGAACTAGAAGCAACACTTTGGcttaaatgcaacatttctgATAAATGTTTCTGAACTTGTTGACTATAATTCCGGCTCTCAGTATTTCATCAAGCACGTCAGACAGTCGTTAACTCGTGTCTTCTGTCTGGTTTCCAGTCTCTGGTCATCCCTGAGAAGTTCCAGCACATTCTTCGTGTTCTCAACACGAACATCGATGGTAGGAGGAAGATCGCCTTCGCCATCACTGCCATCAAGGTAACATTTTCTCTAAAACGTCACAGCTCAGAACGACAGATCATCTCCagctggtttttttttctgcacgTCAGAGCAGCGTCTCGTTCTTACCTTTTTTACTgacgtgtctctgtgtgtgtgtgtgtgtgtgtctggtctcAGGGTGTTGGCAGACGTTACGCTCATGTCGTCCTGAGGAAGGCCGACATCGACCTCAACAAGAGGGCCGGAGAGCTGActgaggaggaggtgaggagaacTGGAGGATGTGAAGTTGTTcttctgtccgtctgtctgcaGGATAAACTGGCAGAAACGTTTTAATCGTAGATGTGAAGACGTTTCTCAGCTTTGATGCAAGTTAGAAGAACATCAGTATTTCTTTCCATGACTGAAACAAATTTATCAGTATTAAAGTATAAAATCTGCACAAATAGTTCTTCTCTTTGCATTTGGTGTCAGTTTGACCAAAATATTCTCTAATGTTAAAAGTTTCAACCTTCAGATTTGTGCTTATTTGTCTCGTTGAGTTCTGAGACTCACTGCTGCACAACATCATCAGCTACAGTCTGAGTTTAATATTTTACTCTGTATTGATCATCACCAGACAGTTTCATAAAGGATAAATTATGAAACACAATTTAAGATTTTATAGACAAACTAAGACGATGTTAAGCAGCGAACAGCAACAGTTGATAATCTGGAAACTTGTGACGTGTTTCTGTTACAGATTATTTAAACTAACTCGTGTCTCTCGTCTGCCGTCGACGTCGGTCGGTCTTTACTTTTCTTCggtgtgtttttgttcctgctgagctcacagctgtgtttgtgttgcaggtCGAGCGGGTGGTGACCATCATGCAGAATCCTCGCCAGTACAAAATCCCAGACTGGTTCCTCAACAGGCAGAAAGACGTCAAGGACGGCAAATACAGCCAGGTGAGTGAAGACCAGTAAAACCAGACCGGAGACGTACTGGGTGGTTCCAGAGCGACTGGAACGATGGTTAAACATCACGTTATATTCATGAAGTTACTGCTGGAGGTGACGTGAGGCGTCTCTGCTGCTACGTTTAAGATCTTCATCATGTTTAGTGTCGTCAACTCAGAGGAAACACAAGTAGATTAAATCATCAGAAGAGTCTCCCAGTTAGACTTCTAGCTGGGAAGTTGATTTTACTGGTCAGAATCTCAGTAACTGTGATATGATAATTTAAGTGTCTCAAAATTTGAAAAATCACAGATTGGCtcaactcttcttcttctcttcctccttctgaAGTCAGTTAAACATGTTAAAGGTTTGAAGATCAAACAGCAGCTAacgattattctcattattgatttaaTCTGATGATTTTCTCAAATAATCGATTAGtagtttggtttataaaatgttgatcagtgtttcctgaaACCCAACATGACGtcttcacatcatcatcatcatcatcatcatcatcatcttcctcgACCAAcagtattcagtttactgtcacagaaaactgaagaaaccagaaaatattcacagaaTCTGCactttgtcttttaaaaatgactcaaaacaatttattgattgatcagAATAGTTGATCAGTTGAATACTTGGAAGTGAATAAACTCACTAATCAGTGATTCTGCAAGTTAAACTGAATGAAATCGTTCTTACACGTCGACACTTTTTAAACTAcgtgttgagctgcagtgacTCGTCTCAGAGACTCGTCTCAGAGACGAGTCTCTGAGACGAgtcactgctgtttgtttgtcaaacattaaagtattaaagagttttaatgtgtttatttcaaCATGTTGTGATGTCACTATTTGATCAATACTTAGATCAAAGACTCTGCAGATCAAACTGATCAATAAATGTTTGAGCTTAAATTCAGCTGAACTTGTTTATAACTGAACAGATGAAGCAGATTTAAACACATCTGAGGCTGAAACTTGATTCTTGAGAAAATCTCACCAcgaggtccatttagtagctttCTATtttatcacatgatcttcctcagcattctgttgtcatagcaactTTAGATGAAGCTCCAGTTAACGTTGACGTGTTGAGCAGGACGAACATGTGACATGTGCTGCGTTTTGGTTTCAGGTCCTCGCTAACGGTCTGGACAACAAGCTGAGAGAAGATCTGGAGCGGCTGAAGAAGATCAGGGCTCATCGTGGTCTCAGACACTTCTGGGGGTAAGAAAACCTCATCCTGGAGAAATACTGACACACGTCTGATAAAACTAATAACTGATCTATAACTGCAGCCCGTCTGTCAGCTCAGACTGAAACCATCCAGTCAGTTCATCTCTAaacgttttattgatcaattttaaaacaaaaagccTCTAAAGTCTCGAAGCAGCTTCTCAAAGTCTTAAAACGTTGATTTTCTTCATGAAAAGTTCTTTACAAGATGTTTAAAagtctttattttcattcatgaaggtaaatgttaaatattcattaacatgttttatgtaattttagCAAAACTGGCTGGAAAAATAGTTTCTGACCTTAAATGAACGACTCAGTTGTTTAATTGGTTAATTGATCGTCTGTTTCTCTCATTAATAAGTTATTAATTATTAGTTATTGGTTATATTATTGGGAATGATTGTTATATACAGTCAGGAAGTAAAGATGAatgtgaaatacatttaaatatttacttcaTATTGTACCAGATAAATAATTCTGACTcttattactgtttttatttattttatactttttctggtattaaaatatctttaaagtCTTAAATTTGACTTTGTGAAGCTGCAGAAACCTGAATATCAATATTTGATTTCTGTCACTTAATTTTTGGGTTTTGaatcaaacagacaaaacaataaatttaaatgaacgttttggactttttatatttttagtcAGAATAATCCGAAGTTAAAATAACTTTTAGCAgctttttaagtgtttatcaGGTGTTCCTCCACACGTCTGtacaattcattttaatatattatatatattaaaaacttatttttcttgctgaattatttaaaaatctCTGGTTTTTTAGACTAGAATCTatttttttaagtatatttccttgtttttaactcttcctctccttcttcttctctccttccagTCTGCGTGTGCGCGGTCAGCACACCAAGACCACCGGCCGTCGCGGTCGCACCGTCGGTGTGTCCAAGAAGAAGTAAACTCCCCCTGCTTCCCTTGTTTCAATAAAAAGCGACACAAGTTCACACAACCTgcctgtttctgtctgtttctgtctcacGTTTCCTCTGTTTGAAAACACATCGGTGCTTTTAGCTTTCgggatattttatttttatacattctTGTTAATTTTAATCTTGTACAATAATATTCACATTCTGTATGTATGTTGGAGATTTAATACTTCACAACACACTGTAAGAAATGGAGGCAAACCTACAAACACACTGAAGATACACAACAGATTAGAAGTTGAGCTTTGTCTGAACTCTTTCCtccagatgatgatgatgatgatgatggtatcttccaaagttaaagGTTCAATAAGAGTTCTGTCCTCAACCAACACTGATAAATACTTGCATTTAACCATTGATTCAAAACAGCATGAATACAAACGgtcttaaaacatttaaactatcAAAGTAAAACAGactaaaatcagattttaactcagaaacactggaaacaaacTTTTACTACTAAAAAGACGACATTTAGAAGATATTTGATTATCTGACTGCTGATACTCAGGCATGTAATAAATGAAGATATATGAAGTTAAAATGCTTCTTAAACGCAGTCGTAGGTTTTCACTTTACTTGCTCAATATCAGCAAatgaaataatacaatcagCAAAATTCAGATTTATTTGTACAAAGTCATGAAGCAGCAGATTAATATGATCAATTTCAAACAAATAAGACTCAGATTTGACAGCAAACGTCTGGTGATTTGAGTTTATTGTGCTGCGTTGCTGACAGAATGTTTATAATCACCCAACAAAGCAGAAAAGGAAATCTTGCATTACTcaatatacaaatattaaaatcattaaaactgAGGTaaggtaggaaaaaaaacatggctgcaggaaaatatatttaaagtgcGAACacagaagtggaaaaaaattCAGATTAAACCCTGAAGGTTTATGGCTTTAAGAGTCTTTAAAACACTCTGTGAACAGAGTTAAAAGATTTATTTCTACACAAATTCACCCTAAAACTTAAAGAAATCAACAGGACACACAAACTAAACCTCTCGTATGTTTAAAAGGAAGAATACAGGAGGTGAGACGGGTGTAACAGCTACATTTCTAAAGATTGAAACTAGTAAAATATGGcgggaaatacacacacacgtctttGTAGCtcttagctagctagctacacGCTAAAGGAAATGTTAACTGAAATCTGTCAGGATTGTGCGTTTTTTTAACTGTCCGTGTTGTTAAAACACGTTGAATCGATACCAGAAAGTTCTGACTGTTTACGGCAGGATAAAAGCTACATCAGTCGTTTTACAGCGGAAATGTTTTTTTAGcgtaaattatttatttttttagcgCCAAGCTGTTCCACATCGATCCTgtctgcaaaaaaataaaacaaacaagaaagcaGCAAAGAGCTTCAGTCACACAAGAGGAATTAAATTATACAAAGATTCATAAATAGATTCATTGATGAAATAAATTTAAGACCACATTGTTTTTCATAATTCTAGTTTTTacaagcagctgttttttaCGTTTTTCTCTGTAATCGTGTTGAAAATGAGATTCAATAACAAACTTCTGTAAAGTTTCATGTGTGAAATAATTTGTTACCTTTTTGTGAGACAAACTTATTTCTgccaggaaatgaaaaaaaaaaaatgatgtaaagaTTAACAAAGTTCACTCATGAGTCACAAATATGACTCATCACTAAAATTCTGATTGTAAGTAAACATTTCACTTTACAATCTTAGACTTCCCTTCTCATTTTTACGTACTCTCTCAACATTATGACTTGTGTATTTCATCCagatttaatttacaaaatctCATAATTTAGGCGCTTTTTATAAATTGTTACTTAGAAAGTTAAATTTGACTTAACTCATAATAACGACTTTTACTTCCTCTAAAGGTTTTGTGTagtatttataatttttatccttcctgacattttaaatagtttttttctaTTACTGGCAGTCAGGAGCTTCCGTACATATTCTCTTATTTACAAGAGatgttgaaatgttatttttgaaaagttcttgtttgactgtttgtgttaaaagaaataaaaagtcagtAAACTTTACTTTccagtcatttttatttgccattttaaaaattatgacTTTGTCTTCATTCAATTTTTGACttataaaatcataatttaaacataatttaGAAATTGTGAATCATGTGATTTAACGCTTAAAACCCGTAATTGTGACTTAGAAAATCAagttgatgtatttttattgttatcgttattaacattatgcaaataagttttttttaatatatgttaCTGGCATAAAATGGCCTCCATACTGATATccttatttaaataattatttttaaatttaatcttGTTAAACttgtttgactgtgttaaaaGAAATAAGTCTTCATTCAATTTTTAACttataaaatcataatttaaacataatttaGAAATTGTGATTTAACACTTAAAACTCATAATTGTGAATTAGAAAATCAAGTTTGATTtgaattaagtttttttttttaatatatttctggCACAAAATAGCCTCCATACATACATCCTTactgaaataattatttttaaatttaattttgttaaacTTCTTGTTTGGGTTATTcgtgttaaaataaataaaagtgtttattttaataagaactgaaaaaaaaaaaaagaccatctGGAATCTGAAGTgaaattattttgaattttagCAGCAAAACAACGTGAACGTGATGAAATAAAGCTGCAGATCTGAAAACGTTACGACTCTTTTATCTGATTACAGACGTATTAATTCTCATAATTCAGAAACTATTTGAAAGTTTGTGACTTAAAGCTTATAAACCTCATCAGTCTGATGTAGAATTGATCCTTAACGTCGTGTTTCATATTAAGGACATATAACTGGACTTGCATAGATTTTTGCCTTATTTAAActgatatttattttctaaaaagttcttgtttggttgtttgtgttaaaaaaaaaaaataaaaatgagttaattattgaaaaaaaaaaaataaccgTTTCAAATCAGCTTCGGTTGTGATTGATGATGTTTGCAGCTGCAGTAGCAGGTTACACGGCATTAAGtattcatatataatataataagatATTCAAACTGATGGAAAACGGAAGATAACGAGCAAACGCTTCATATcaggataaagaaaaacagggatttgttttttttcttactgtccgTCGACCTCGTGTGTCGGTTAATCCCAAAAGTCTCCTGATGATTTGAAGCTGCGTAACGTCACAAACAGCAGATTTATCTGCCGAAAGcagcaaaaaagcaaagatttacCAGCAGTTCCTTTCTGTCTCCTCACAGCTTCAGGtcagtttctttattttcttgataaatcCTTCGAAAATCAGGTCAGATTTCACGTGAAACCGGTTAAGTTTGCAGCTCACAGTGAAATCAaataagcaggaaaaaaaaaaaaaaaaaggatgcaaACACCGAGAATGTGAGGAAGGCtggctcctcttcctcatccctccctctgtgtAGGAGGagacttctgttgttgttgttgttgttgtggcggcggcggctgcggctgcggctgctgctgctgctgggggtCTTTGGTGGGAGCGTAGTAGAGCTCCAGAGGCTTCCTGACCTTCCAGTACTTCTCGTTGACCAACTCTAGAGTCAGAGAGCCGTTCAGCGTCTGACGGCgaagagaagaaggaaacaacttaaaacactgtttcattacattcaataaaaatgtgttttgttttttttttatatgttatcctgtgtttgtttgtcaaatttaaaatatagaGAATAAAGTTAtcagaagaagatgaagagtctgcagctctgtgaggctgaacTTAAAGGAGGTGTGTAAATATagaactgatctactaacaagtaaGGAagcacgatattggattttttgccgatatctgataccgatatatgcacatattttttccagatGGTTGTggagactattatacatgcaagcatagattgtactatGGTCAATaaagttttcattgagtttattagacagacaggatcaatgtgtaggatttaatctctggtccacactccggagcagaaggtggcgctaATGCACCTGATACGCTGGTTaccaaccgccgttataaaccaaaaagattcttttttttccaaacagaggggtacatcctgtcagtcgaggtgtttcctgtctgtgcaGCCAAACTTAGCAGCTATTCGATGGACTAAGtacaaagactaataacagcatcgtgtctccagagagtagttctgtgtaagacagGCGTCACTGAGCATTCAgtagtttctggacaacaacggaggaatcagatatatcagactttgatacacacacaatacttgttagtagatcagttcattattggtttggatacaaacatgagatttgttgagaATAAGagtaaaacaaactgtaatgGACTCGACGTGGCCTTAATTTAACCCTCTTATTTCATATAATTGATCTAAACTTCGcacaaaaagtaaagaaatgtgtgtttggtagattatttctttgttgtaacaatgcttcttggcaataaatcttatcCCGTTGgaaagtctgtttatttcccttttaaatggagccacatttgtgaggaacatgcatttgtgggatgagcagcagagctgagtatgtgggttgcgcccatgaaaaatttgccaaatcttctctgccaatgccaaacagcttattctgccagCATTTGTCGGTTtgtggggtttatcagagactacctccagaatttgggagtggagaggatggaacggcctgccagcagtcctgacctcaaccccatcgAACACTcgtgggatcagcttgggtgtgctgttcgtgccagagtgaccaacacaaccacgttggctgacttgtgacaaatgctggttgaggAATCAGACGCCATctcacagcagtgtgtgaccaggctggtgaccagcatgaggaggaggtgccaggctgttgtggctgcgtatggttcttccacaggctactgaggctcctgtttgttaaatcaataaattgttaaattgccaacttgtcttcaaacttcaatcatccaaacaccaaacaagagtcaatggcagaataagctgtttggcatcggcagagaagatttggcaaatttttcatgggcgcaacccacatactcagctctgctgctcatccttcaaatgcatgttcctcacaaatgtggctccatttaaaagggaaataaacagactttcCATCGGTATAAGATTTGTTGCCAAGAAGCatcgttacaacaaagaaataatctactaAACACACGTTTCTTACGTTTTGTGTTTAGTTATCTTGTGTGTTTAATAATccattacattttcattcagtgtttgtttgtatctACTGTGCTGAACATCCAGTCAGCTGACCGACATCAACACTTTCATTCTTTAACTCACTTTGTTACATGTTTTAATCTCTTGGTTGTTCGGTGCTGCTACGACACTAATCATCCTCCagataaataaaagtgtttaaaaaaatgacttaacgattaattgattattaataaAGTTGCTGATGAATGATCTGTTTATCACTGGAGAACTCACAGAGAACTGTCCTCCTCTCGTCAGGATGTAGATGGTGTACTGTTTCTCACTGATGTCGCTCAGACTCGTCCCCtctcctccacttcctgtcgTCCCTCCAggttcccctcctcctcctcctcctcctcctcctccttcttctgctcctctctcctctcctcctcctcctccttcctctctccgtTGGTCCTCTGGTTCTCTGTTGGTCCGTCGGTCCTCCAGAGCGATGCGCAGAGCGAGGTATTTAGACAGATGGTCCACTGTGGCGTTGGCCGTCGTCTTCACGTATCTGCAAAGACGCAAAGACGTCAGGAGGCAGAAAAATGTCCCGTTTACTCCTGAGATGAATGATTTTCACGTCTTCACTCACAGAAATGTTGCTCATGCAGGTTAACCTcattcaaatgtcttttaagTTCACataacaacttcctgtttgctTTACAAGTTATATTTATTGTTCTGAACTCATAACAGGATCACATGATATGCTGGGATTATATTATGGGGTTACTGTCCCAAATTT is part of the Thunnus albacares chromosome 19, fThuAlb1.1, whole genome shotgun sequence genome and encodes:
- the rps18 gene encoding 40S ribosomal protein S18, yielding MSLVIPEKFQHILRVLNTNIDGRRKIAFAITAIKGVGRRYAHVVLRKADIDLNKRAGELTEEEVERVVTIMQNPRQYKIPDWFLNRQKDVKDGKYSQVLANGLDNKLREDLERLKKIRAHRGLRHFWGLRVRGQHTKTTGRRGRTVGVSKKK